CAGACATCACCATTGATCCACAATATTCCGCCATCTGCGGCTACACCGAGGAGGACCTCGATACCGTATTCGCGCCAGAACTGCCGGGTCTGGATCGGGATGAGATCCGCGACTGGTACAATGGCTATAGTTGGCGGGGACAGGAGAAGGTCTATAACCCCTTCGACATCCTCTTGCTGTTCAGAAGGCAGAGCTTCGAAGCCTACTGGTTCGAGACCGGCACGCCTACATTTTTGATCGAGACGCTACTATCGCGCGGGGTCGGTGCGCTGGCTCTGGACAACATGCTGGGCAGTGATGATTTGCTGTCGGCTTTTGATGTTGACCATATCGCCACCGAAGCCCTGCTATTCCAGACCGGCTATCTCACGATTATCCAAACCGAACCGCGCGGTGGAGAGATGTATTATCGGCTATCCTATCCGAATCGGGAAGTGCGTCAGAGCTTGAACAGGAGCCTGCTAAATCACCTGACTGGCAATCCTTCACAGCGCACAGAGCATCGCGCCCGTCTGTATGACCTGTTGCTGGTCAATGACTTCGCTGGCCTGGAAAACCTGTTCAAGGCGTTCTTTGCCAGCATCCCCTATCAGTGGCACACAAATAATGAAATAGCGAACTACGAAGGCTACTACGCCAGCGTGTTCTACTCCTACTTCGCATCGGTGGGATTCGACATCGTTGTGGAAGACAGTGGCAGCGATGGGCGTCTGGACATGGCGGTTCGTTTCAACGACACTGTGTATCTGTTCGAGTTCAAAGTGGTGGAATTGGCACCGGAAGGGTCTGCAATGGCGCAATTGCAGGCAAAGGGATATGCGGACAAATACCGCGACCTGGATCAGCCGATTCATCTGATCGGGGTAGAGTTCAGCCGCGAGACCCGCAATCTGATAGCATTCGAGACAGCTCTTGCATGAAGATTACAAACCGATAATGGCGGAGGGTGAAACCCAACCGGGTTAAGAGTCAGGTATTTTCAAACAATACAAAAGCCCGTTGATCATTACCGATCGACGGGCTTTCTCTCATCTATTCAGGACGCCAGCGCACCGGCATACAAGATATCGCCATATCATCTCTCTCCAAATCATCCTTCCAACGCACGCTTCCACGCATCCAATTTCACCAGCGCCTCAACCGGCGTGAGACGGGCGATGTCTAAATCGCGCAACTCAGACAACATCGGATGATCTTCCCGCTCAACCTTCACTTCTGCTACCGGCGCAAACAGCGGCATCTGCCCATTCTCCTTCACGCGATCGGGTTGGGGCTTTGGTCCCACCGACAAATCGTTTTGCTCCAATCGGTTCAAAATCTCCTTTGCCCGCGCAATCATCTCTGCTGGCATCCCGGCCAGACGCGCCACCTCAATGCCGTAGCTATGGTCGCACCCGCCCGGCACCAACTTGTGTAAAAACGCGATGGTATCGCCCGCCTCGCGCACGGCAACGCTGTAATTCACCACCCGGGGCAGCAAATCTTCCAACTCTGTCAACTCGTGATAATGCGTCGCAAACAACGTCCGCGGCTGAATCTGTTCGGCATTGTGCAAATACTCCGTCATAGCCCAGGCAATGCTCAACCCATCAAACGTACTCGTACCGCGTCCGATCTCATCCAAAAGCACCAGACTCTTCGGCGTCGCATTGTTCAAAATATTCGCCGCCTCATTCATCTCCACCAAAAACGTACTCTCGCCCCGAGCCAGATTATCGGATGCACCCACCCGTGTAAAAATGCGATCCACCACCCCAATACGCGCTTCGTGCGCTGGCACAAAACTGCCGACCTGCGCCAAAAGTGCAATCAACCCGGTCTGGCGCAAAATCGTCGATTTCCCCGACATATTTGGGCCAGTAATCAGCAAAACTTGATCGGTCTCCCCGTCAATCGTCAGATCATTGGGCACAAACTGCCCGCCCGGAAGCAACTGCTCAACCGCGGGATGTCGCCCATCCTTCACATCAATACGCACGCTATTATCCACCTGGGGACGCACATAATCATTGGAGAACGCCACCTCGGCCAGCGTGCTCAACACATCTACGGTGGCCACGGATAGCGCCGTGCGCTGCACGGGCTCCACCCAACCGGCTACCTTTTCTCGCAACGCGGCAAACAAATCGCGCTCGAGATCCTTCGCCCGCTCATCTGCGCCCAAAATCTTCGCCTCCCAATCCTTCAACTCCGGCGTGATATACCGCTCGGCATTGACCAGCGTTTGCTTGCGCACAAAATACGCAGGCACCTTATCCTGATTGGCCTTGGTGACCTCGATATAATATCCAAATGCCTTGTTATATCCCACCTTCAACGACGCAATACCCGTTTTTTCGCGTTCCTCTGCCTGCAAGTTGGCAACCCAATCGCGCCCGCCCGATGCGATTTCCCGCAACTCGTCCAGTTCCTTGTGATAGCCCGTTCTGATATATCCGCCATCGCTAATCTGGGCAGGAGGATCGTCTTCAAGCGTATGAGCGATCAAATCAATCAACTCTGTCAGGTCCGGCATGCCCTGGTCGCGCGCCCGCACCAGCAAATCCGCGCGAAATTCACGCAGGGTTTCCCGCAGAGGAACAACCGCTTCCAAAGATCGCTGGAGAGCCACAAGCTCACGCGGATTGGCCCGATTGCAACAAATTCGGGACATCAACCGCTCCAGGTCTCCCACAAGGCGCAGGGCCTCTCGCGCTTCGTCCCGACACGCCGCAGATTCGACAAATTCTTGTACTGCATCTAAGCGCGCATCAATGCGACCAACATCCACAAGCGGCTGTGATAGCCATGTACGCAGTGTTCGCGCGCCCTGCGGCGTACACGTCTGATCTAAAACCCCAAACAACGTACCCTCGCGCCGTCCCTCTTGAATGGTTGTAACCAGTTCCAGATTGCGCTGTGTCACCAGATCCAGTTCCATCACCGACTCGGTGTGTTCGCGCGCCAATCGCGTAATATGAGATACAGCCCCCTTCTGATTTTCACGCAAATAACACAGCACCCCGCCCGCGGCGCATATCCCAACGGTGAGATCATCGCATCCAAAGCCCTTGAGAGACGCCACCTTAAAATGATCCTTCAGTGCATCGTACGCATAATGCTGACCAAAGTGCCAATCTTCAATATGCGTGAGCAATGCACCCGGCATCCGCGCTTCAAACTCGGCCTCATTGTCTTTGACCCACGACTCGGGCGCCAGCACCTCTGCGGGAGCCACGCGCTCCAATATCTCCCACAAATCATCTGCCGCGCGTTCCGATGCTCTGAACATCCCCGTTGACAAATCCGCTGTGGCCAGACCCAATTGATCGCCGGAAACAAAAATGCCTATGAGATAATTATTGCGCTTTTGATCGAGCAAGTCATCGGACATTACCGTTCCCGGCGACACGACCTGCACCACCTCGCGGCGCACCACTTTCTTTCCCTTTTGCGGCGGCTCCATCTGCTCGCAAATTGCCACCTTTTTTCCGGCTTTGATGAGTCTTGCGAGATAGGTATCCAGCGCGTGATGCGGCACACCTGCCAGCGGAATGCGGTCTGCTCGCCCATTGTTGCGCGATGTCAATGTCAACCCCAAAAGCTGAGATGCTACAACGGCGTCATCGTAAAATGTCTCGTAAAAATCACCCATCCGAAACAGCAAAATCGCATCTGGATGTTGTTCCTTAAAATGCGCGTACTGTTCCATCGCCGGTGTCAATTGTGTCGCCATCCCAAATCCTCTAAAGACTTCTCATTCTCCAACCGCTTTTCGATACGAATAATCAAATAACAACTCCCATTCACACAGTTGAATCTCGCGGCAAAGCGCGTCGTATGCAGAACGCCCTTCGAGCGCATCGGCACACAAATCAACATAAGCAAACGCATCCCAATGTGCTTGCGTCGTCAAAAACTCTGGCGCACCGGAAACGCCACCCGCAATGCCAGCAGCGGCCTTGCACAAATCGTCAAAAATGGCGTGGTTGCCCACTTTGCGAAACCAGTATTTTGAATTGGAAAAATCGGGTTCGCGGCGGTGCATGATACCGTGCCAATAACTTCCAGTCTCTGTATAAATACCCTGACTGATGGTGTGAGATGCATCTAAAAAGTTGTGATACAACCACATACCGGAAATACAAGCCTGTGCCATATCTCCATCCACCACTGTTTTGCCGGCAAATGCAGACTGCACAGTTAGCGCGCCGAGCGCGCTTTTTGCCGCGGTATTCTCTTCGCCGCCATCCAGTGGATTCAATCGCTTTTCGGAAATCAATTCCGCAAAAACATCGCCATAAGCACCTGCGTCAAAAGACATAATCTCACTCCTTTATTTTATAATACAGCACGATAATTGCCTGTAAAAAATGCAAACATTCTTTCTCATCGAATATACTCAGAATTTCAAAAAAAAAAAGACCAATTCCTTTCGGAATCGGCCTATTCTGTCCTGATCTCGCTGTTTATGCACTTTGCACCTGTAATAACTCCCGCGCGTGATGCCCCTCGAAACCCGCCAATACTCCGACGACCACATCGTCTTCAACCCGCTGCAAGCGCACATCTACAATCTCTTCGCACGCGGCATCTGGAGCGGGCGCAACCACCCGGATATAATTATCGGTCAACCCCTGTAATAGCTGCCCGTTGCGGCGATTTTCAAAAAGCACGGGCAACGTACGCCCAATAAACCGCGCTTGAAATGCCGCCACCTTTTGCTGACCCAATTCGCGAAGTATTGCGCCCCGTTGCTTTTTCAACTGAGGATCAACCTGATTTGTCATGCGCGCTGCTGGCGTTTTCCCGCGTGGCGAATACGGAAATACGTGCAAATACGTCATGGGATGATTGGCAATCAAATCGCGCGTATTTTGAAATGCCTCATCCGACTCACCGGGAAAACCCACCATCACATCGCCGCCAATGCCCACATCGGGAATCCGATCCGCGAGTTTTTCAATCATTGCGATATACTCCTCCCGTGTATAGGGGCGACGCATTGCCTTCAACACGCCATCGTCACCGCTCTGCAATGGAACGTGCAAATGCCTGCAAAATTTCTGGCTCGACGCAAAAAAGTCGATCATGGCATCGGTCACATAAGTCGCTTCAATGGAACTCACGCGAAAGCGCTCCAACCCGTTGATCCCCTCAATAGCCTCCAGCACCTGCAACAAATCGTTCGCTTCCAAATCCGCGCCGTAATCGCCAATATGCACACCCGTCAGCACCACCTCTCGATAACCTGCCGCCACTAATTTCTCGACCTGCAATACGGTACTCTCAAGCGCGCGACTGCGACTGCGCCCACGCGCAAACGGAATAATGCAAAATGAGCAAAATTCATTGCACCCTTCCTGAATTTTGACAAAAGCCCGAGCGCGCCCGCCAAAATTGTAAATATCCATATCCTGGAAATCAGCCGTGCGACTGCGCGTCACGAATGTGCGCCCTAAAGAACAGGTATTATTTACCAGATCCAGAAGTTGCGTCCGCTCTGCTGTTCCGACCACCAGATCGACTTCGGGCATTGCAGATAGAGTATCTGGATCTGTTTGTGCATAACACCCTACCGCAACCACGGTACCTGCGGGCGAAATCCGATTTGCTCTGCGCAATGCCTTGCGCGACTGCGCGTCTCCCTGGCCGGTCACAGTGCAGGTATTGACCACAGTAACATCTGCCAACTCGCCAAACGGCACCTCGCGATAACCCTGCGCCACAAACTGCTCGGCATACCACTGTGTGTCGTAGGTATTGAGCTTACAACCCAATGT
This DNA window, taken from Gemmatimonadota bacterium, encodes the following:
- the mtaB gene encoding tRNA (N(6)-L-threonylcarbamoyladenosine(37)-C(2))-methylthiotransferase MtaB; protein product: MRDQKTVAFYTLGCKLNTYDTQWYAEQFVAQGYREVPFGELADVTVVNTCTVTGQGDAQSRKALRRANRISPAGTVVAVGCYAQTDPDTLSAMPEVDLVVGTAERTQLLDLVNNTCSLGRTFVTRSRTADFQDMDIYNFGGRARAFVKIQEGCNEFCSFCIIPFARGRSRSRALESTVLQVEKLVAAGYREVVLTGVHIGDYGADLEANDLLQVLEAIEGINGLERFRVSSIEATYVTDAMIDFFASSQKFCRHLHVPLQSGDDGVLKAMRRPYTREEYIAMIEKLADRIPDVGIGGDVMVGFPGESDEAFQNTRDLIANHPMTYLHVFPYSPRGKTPAARMTNQVDPQLKKQRGAILRELGQQKVAAFQARFIGRTLPVLFENRRNGQLLQGLTDNYIRVVAPAPDAACEEIVDVRLQRVEDDVVVGVLAGFEGHHARELLQVQSA
- a CDS encoding ATP-binding protein — translated: MGISDRRKLPIGIQTFRKIREENYYYVDKTAHMRRLIDEGTHYFLSRPRRFGKSLFLDTLKELFEGNEPLFEGLHIHDHWDWSVRHPVLRLDFGSGNFKEPDYLQANVMEQLTAIENRSGVVAEAVTAPGRFASLIEALHDCAGQRVVVLVDEYDKPILDALEVPEVARANRDFLRGLYSTIKSSDAHIKFTFLTGVSKFSKVSLFSGLNNLTDITIDPQYSAICGYTEEDLDTVFAPELPGLDRDEIRDWYNGYSWRGQEKVYNPFDILLLFRRQSFEAYWFETGTPTFLIETLLSRGVGALALDNMLGSDDLLSAFDVDHIATEALLFQTGYLTIIQTEPRGGEMYYRLSYPNREVRQSLNRSLLNHLTGNPSQRTEHRARLYDLLLVNDFAGLENLFKAFFASIPYQWHTNNEIANYEGYYASVFYSYFASVGFDIVVEDSGSDGRLDMAVRFNDTVYLFEFKVVELAPEGSAMAQLQAKGYADKYRDLDQPIHLIGVEFSRETRNLIAFETALA
- the mutS gene encoding DNA mismatch repair protein MutS, whose protein sequence is MATQLTPAMEQYAHFKEQHPDAILLFRMGDFYETFYDDAVVASQLLGLTLTSRNNGRADRIPLAGVPHHALDTYLARLIKAGKKVAICEQMEPPQKGKKVVRREVVQVVSPGTVMSDDLLDQKRNNYLIGIFVSGDQLGLATADLSTGMFRASERAADDLWEILERVAPAEVLAPESWVKDNEAEFEARMPGALLTHIEDWHFGQHYAYDALKDHFKVASLKGFGCDDLTVGICAAGGVLCYLRENQKGAVSHITRLAREHTESVMELDLVTQRNLELVTTIQEGRREGTLFGVLDQTCTPQGARTLRTWLSQPLVDVGRIDARLDAVQEFVESAACRDEAREALRLVGDLERLMSRICCNRANPRELVALQRSLEAVVPLRETLREFRADLLVRARDQGMPDLTELIDLIAHTLEDDPPAQISDGGYIRTGYHKELDELREIASGGRDWVANLQAEEREKTGIASLKVGYNKAFGYYIEVTKANQDKVPAYFVRKQTLVNAERYITPELKDWEAKILGADERAKDLERDLFAALREKVAGWVEPVQRTALSVATVDVLSTLAEVAFSNDYVRPQVDNSVRIDVKDGRHPAVEQLLPGGQFVPNDLTIDGETDQVLLITGPNMSGKSTILRQTGLIALLAQVGSFVPAHEARIGVVDRIFTRVGASDNLARGESTFLVEMNEAANILNNATPKSLVLLDEIGRGTSTFDGLSIAWAMTEYLHNAEQIQPRTLFATHYHELTELEDLLPRVVNYSVAVREAGDTIAFLHKLVPGGCDHSYGIEVARLAGMPAEMIARAKEILNRLEQNDLSVGPKPQPDRVKENGQMPLFAPVAEVKVEREDHPMLSELRDLDIARLTPVEALVKLDAWKRALEG